A window from Pararhizobium capsulatum DSM 1112 encodes these proteins:
- a CDS encoding DUF2721 domain-containing protein, which produces MVAARIPVVGFGMSVDADQLSTMINHAVAPAFMLNAVAALVAVLVNRISGVTQRIRSLREIDENDVARAWLKPEIGELRQREILLNGALLLAVLAGIGVTFLLLFGFVVAFLGYRHEPGAAVLFVAALCFLAASLFRFLQDIRLSKSEHDDHRKR; this is translated from the coding sequence GTGGTTGCGGCACGAATTCCAGTAGTAGGTTTTGGCATGTCAGTCGATGCTGATCAGCTTTCAACAATGATCAATCACGCGGTTGCGCCGGCGTTCATGCTCAACGCCGTCGCGGCGTTGGTGGCGGTGCTGGTCAATCGGATCTCTGGCGTCACACAACGGATTAGAAGCCTCCGCGAGATTGATGAAAATGATGTCGCCCGAGCCTGGCTAAAGCCTGAAATCGGGGAGTTGCGGCAACGGGAAATTCTCTTGAACGGCGCGTTGCTCCTCGCTGTGTTGGCCGGAATTGGCGTGACGTTTCTGCTTCTGTTCGGATTCGTCGTCGCATTCTTGGGATATCGTCACGAGCCGGGAGCCGCCGTACTATTCGTTGCTGCACTCTGCTTCCTGGCAGCTTCGCTCTTCCGATTTCTCCAGGACATCAGGCTTTCAAAAAGCGAGCATGACGATCATCGGAAGAGATGA
- a CDS encoding HAD family hydrolase — translation MAAARNILKFSRNAAFGVATFMLLAASAFAQTDPLPSWNDTAAKSSIVAFVEKVTKQNTTDFVPESDRIAVFDNDGTLWSEQPMYVQLAFALDRVKTMAPEHPEWKDTQPFKAVLEGDLKTLAAAGEKGLMEILMTTHSGMSSDEFLKITTDWIASARDPKFKKPYTELVYQPMIEVMQYLRNNGFKTFIVSGGGVEFMRPWTEKVYGIPPEQVIGSSIKTQFEMVGDVPTLRRLPEVNFIDDKAGKPVGINEKIGRRPIAAFGNSDGDLEMLQWTTMGGTTPRFGLIVHHTDAEREYAYDRETQFGKLDKALDAAPINGWTVVDMKADWKQIFPDK, via the coding sequence ATGGCTGCAGCACGAAATATCCTCAAGTTCTCCCGCAACGCCGCGTTCGGCGTGGCGACATTCATGCTCCTGGCGGCCTCGGCATTTGCTCAAACCGACCCTCTTCCGTCGTGGAATGACACCGCCGCCAAATCCTCCATCGTTGCCTTCGTCGAAAAGGTCACGAAGCAAAATACCACAGATTTTGTTCCGGAATCGGATCGGATCGCCGTGTTCGACAATGACGGCACGCTGTGGAGCGAGCAACCGATGTATGTGCAACTCGCTTTCGCGCTTGACCGTGTCAAGACGATGGCTCCCGAACATCCCGAATGGAAGGACACCCAACCGTTCAAGGCGGTGCTGGAGGGCGATCTGAAAACGCTTGCCGCTGCGGGTGAGAAGGGTCTGATGGAAATCCTTATGACGACCCATTCCGGGATGAGCAGCGACGAGTTTCTGAAGATCACGACCGACTGGATCGCCAGCGCGCGCGATCCCAAGTTCAAGAAGCCGTATACCGAACTCGTCTACCAGCCGATGATCGAAGTGATGCAGTATCTGCGAAACAACGGCTTCAAAACCTTCATTGTCTCGGGCGGCGGTGTGGAGTTCATGCGGCCCTGGACAGAAAAGGTCTACGGCATTCCGCCCGAACAGGTGATCGGCTCGTCGATCAAGACGCAGTTCGAGATGGTGGGCGATGTCCCGACGCTCCGCCGATTGCCGGAGGTCAACTTCATCGACGACAAGGCCGGAAAACCGGTTGGCATTAACGAGAAGATCGGTCGCCGCCCCATCGCCGCGTTCGGGAATTCGGACGGGGATCTGGAGATGCTGCAGTGGACGACAATGGGTGGCACGACGCCTCGCTTTGGTTTGATCGTTCACCACACGGACGCGGAACGCGAATATGCCTACGACCGGGAAACCCAATTTGGCAAGCTTGACAAGGCGCTTGACGCCGCGCCGATAAATGGCTGGACCGTCGTCGATATGAAAGCCGACTGGAAGCAGATTTTTCCCGACAAATGA
- a CDS encoding two pore domain potassium channel family protein: MTELSTPGPMMEMLLGTLIMIVIIFVHGVGIRMINLHFSRTWAHMHANTPNWRLNVLLALTIGSLAVLHFSETFLWAMPLSFGGLIPSMRDSYFYVLENYTTLGEGNVSLPDQWRLLGPIISMSGLFTFGWTGSVLVSVMTDFGHLDKLRAKGSEAIDPLEQRDAR; encoded by the coding sequence ATGACTGAACTTTCTACACCCGGACCCATGATGGAGATGCTACTCGGCACCCTCATCATGATCGTGATCATTTTCGTGCATGGCGTCGGCATACGGATGATTAATCTGCACTTCAGTCGGACTTGGGCACACATGCATGCCAACACACCAAATTGGCGGCTCAATGTACTTCTTGCTCTAACCATCGGGTCGCTGGCCGTTCTCCACTTCTCCGAGACCTTTCTCTGGGCCATGCCGCTCTCCTTCGGCGGATTGATACCGTCGATGCGGGACAGCTATTTCTATGTGCTGGAGAACTACACGACGCTCGGTGAAGGCAATGTCAGCCTGCCGGATCAATGGAGATTGCTTGGCCCCATCATCTCGATGTCAGGGCTGTTTACGTTCGGCTGGACGGGAAGCGTACTTGTCAGCGTCATGACCGATTTCGGACACCTGGATAAGCTGCGCGCGAAAGGCTCCGAAGCCATCGACCCACTGGAGCAGAGGGACGCGCGATAG
- a CDS encoding arylsulfatase produces the protein MNFRLVYSVGALAASTFLVGALSPVMAQSPSKPNILFIVSDDTGYGDLGPYGGGEGRGMPTPNIDKLADEGMTFFSFYAQPSCTPGRAAMQTGRIPNRSGMTTVAFQGQGGGLPAAEWTLASVLKRGGYHTYFTGKWHLGESDYALPIAQGYDEMKYVGLYHLNAYTYADPTWFPDMDPKLRAMFQKVTKGSLSGVAGGEVKEDFKINGQYVDTPVIDGKEGVVGIPFFDGYVEKAAVEFLDEAAKKPDEPFFINVNFMKVHQPNMPAPEFEHKSLSKSKYADSVVELDTRIGRIMDKLRETGMDKNTLVFYTTDNGAWQDVYPDAGYTPFRGTKGTLREGGNRVPAIAVWPGKIKPRTKNHDIVGGLDLMATFAATGGVPLPTNDREDKPIIFDSYDMTPILLGSGKSERKSWFYFTENELSPGAIRVNNYKFAFNIRGDNGAETGGLAVDSNLGWKGEEKYVATVPQVFDLWQDPQERYDIFMNNFAERTWMGVVMGEELKTIMATYVKYPPRKLQSFGYTGPITLSNYEKFQWVRDSLAKEGVNITLPSGN, from the coding sequence ATGAATTTTCGTCTCGTCTATTCGGTCGGAGCCTTGGCGGCTTCGACGTTTCTTGTGGGGGCATTATCCCCTGTGATGGCGCAATCGCCGTCTAAGCCAAACATTCTCTTCATCGTCTCCGACGACACAGGCTACGGCGACCTCGGACCCTATGGCGGCGGTGAAGGACGCGGCATGCCGACACCGAACATCGACAAGCTGGCGGATGAAGGTATGACCTTCTTCTCGTTCTATGCTCAGCCAAGTTGCACCCCCGGTCGCGCGGCAATGCAGACCGGACGCATACCAAACCGCAGCGGCATGACGACCGTTGCCTTCCAGGGCCAGGGTGGCGGCCTGCCAGCGGCCGAGTGGACGCTCGCCTCGGTGCTGAAGCGAGGTGGCTATCATACCTATTTCACGGGCAAATGGCATTTGGGCGAGTCGGACTACGCACTACCGATCGCGCAGGGCTATGATGAGATGAAATATGTCGGCCTCTATCATCTCAATGCCTACACATACGCCGATCCGACCTGGTTTCCGGACATGGATCCCAAGTTGAGGGCGATGTTCCAGAAGGTGACAAAAGGCTCGCTTTCGGGCGTAGCCGGCGGCGAGGTCAAGGAAGACTTCAAGATCAACGGCCAGTACGTTGATACGCCCGTGATCGACGGCAAGGAAGGTGTTGTCGGCATTCCGTTCTTCGACGGTTATGTCGAGAAGGCGGCCGTCGAATTCCTAGATGAAGCAGCAAAGAAGCCTGATGAGCCGTTCTTCATCAATGTCAATTTCATGAAGGTGCATCAGCCGAATATGCCTGCACCGGAGTTCGAGCATAAATCCTTGTCGAAAAGCAAGTATGCGGACTCGGTTGTCGAGCTCGATACGCGTATTGGCAGGATCATGGACAAGCTGCGTGAAACCGGAATGGATAAGAACACGCTGGTCTTTTATACGACAGACAACGGTGCCTGGCAGGACGTCTATCCTGATGCCGGATACACCCCCTTCCGCGGCACCAAGGGCACGCTGCGCGAGGGTGGCAATCGCGTTCCCGCGATCGCCGTTTGGCCGGGCAAGATTAAGCCCCGCACCAAAAACCACGACATCGTTGGTGGTCTCGATCTGATGGCAACCTTTGCAGCAACCGGCGGCGTCCCTCTGCCGACAAACGACCGCGAAGACAAGCCGATCATTTTCGACAGCTACGACATGACGCCGATCCTGCTCGGTAGCGGCAAGTCAGAGCGCAAAAGCTGGTTCTATTTCACGGAGAACGAGCTTTCACCCGGTGCGATCCGCGTGAACAACTACAAGTTCGCGTTCAATATCCGTGGAGATAACGGTGCAGAGACTGGTGGTCTGGCCGTCGATTCCAATCTTGGCTGGAAGGGCGAGGAGAAGTACGTGGCCACCGTGCCTCAGGTGTTCGATCTGTGGCAGGATCCACAGGAACGCTATGACATCTTCATGAACAACTTCGCGGAGCGGACCTGGATGGGCGTGGTCATGGGGGAAGAACTGAAAACGATCATGGCGACATACGTCAAATATCCGCCGCGCAAGCTGCAGAGTTTTGGCTATACCGGCCCGATCACACTTTCAAATTATGAGAAGTTCCAATGGGTCAGGGACAGTCTCGCCAAGGAAGGCGTCAACATCACACTGCCGTCAGGCAACTAA
- a CDS encoding response regulator transcription factor: protein MNPIIHIVDDDLSFRIALGRLLSASGYGVALYASGEELLARLPGIEHGCILLDLDMPGLSGLALQEKLSTMAPLLPIVFLTGHGDIKAGVQAMKAGADDFLEKPATADILLETIDKSLRRADIRQEEFARTNASRARLSNLTPREFEVLRLLVRGKLNKQIAHALGTSERTIKAHRHNLMEKIGARSLAEAVSIAERLGLVDLVEEGDAS from the coding sequence ATGAACCCCATCATCCACATTGTCGACGACGACCTTTCCTTTAGGATCGCCTTAGGACGGTTGCTATCGGCATCGGGATACGGCGTCGCTCTCTATGCTTCGGGTGAAGAGTTGCTCGCACGGCTGCCAGGGATCGAACATGGATGCATCCTGCTTGACCTCGACATGCCAGGATTGAGCGGACTAGCCTTGCAAGAAAAGCTGTCGACGATGGCTCCGCTGCTTCCCATTGTGTTTCTGACAGGGCACGGTGACATTAAAGCAGGCGTTCAGGCAATGAAGGCGGGTGCCGACGACTTTCTGGAGAAACCTGCAACAGCCGACATCCTGCTTGAGACCATTGATAAATCGCTGCGGCGTGCCGACATCCGCCAAGAGGAGTTTGCGCGCACGAATGCTTCCCGAGCCCGTCTATCAAATCTTACACCGCGCGAATTCGAAGTCTTGCGGCTGCTCGTTCGCGGCAAGCTCAACAAGCAGATCGCGCACGCTCTAGGCACGTCCGAAAGGACGATCAAAGCCCATCGACACAATCTCATGGAGAAAATCGGCGCAAGATCCCTGGCGGAAGCGGTTTCCATCGCCGAGCGGCTGGGACTTGTCGATCTCGTTGAAGAGGGCGATGCCTCTTGA
- a CDS encoding PAS domain S-box protein, with protein sequence MSAKSPALRLRRQFGWLILAAAVPLFGAVLFLGLREFGNARATILKDIENAQVQRRAGLEQIADVVDTHIDTMRAFVAQNLTREAALPEYAEPLDWPPEVRQPGAERGLIVGDPALMTPSIRREITAVTPFFALARAMQASRPYLRWSYFFSESRGFVAIYPWSDPSAMIDPNTPRQSLQGYFDYPLYTLGLPRNDPEKSAYWSPVYVDAGGAGLMVTYAAPVWSGERFRGVVGTDVLLSHLSTLLGGFPESAGQFAVVDQHGNLIATADGRAAHAPAPVPAREMFGATDLSLTQSGFVRRGADLVLANPIAGTPWRLIVSIPDASVTRMALERLMPFTILLLGLAALLALVMRAFTRRFVGPVVQLADFGAMPPDLAATAPPPQGLPAPFRTLAEKIGEAARSHVAQTSHLRAMVDGVPLRVAYLDAGLIYRDVNVEFLNFLELTRDQVIGHHVAEILGPEVVLQYERVTPAIRRSEFGRFEGWIDYIHQGRRYLQVSVLPYQAGEAQLPGFLTFTLDLTEHRQTQEAAQNHLAALTEREARYRSVVVSALDAIIVMDEMGIVLEFNPAAERIFGYSASEAIGQSVGALIVPDQFRTAHEQGLTRYLQGGAAHVIGKRLELQGRNRTGTLLPIELTVTEVRLATGRSLFVSHLRDLTEAKQLERQMQEGRERLYQVEKLSAMGSLLAGVAHELNNPLAIVVAQATLLAEKTADTEMRVRGERIRAAADRCGRIVKSFLAMARQKPPQRQLLAIGEVILNAFEVVGYGLRSSGVETVFDLPDDLPPVLGDRDLLGQVFANLAINAQQALTGQPLSRLIQVTARAEADEIVIRFQDNGPGIAKELAERIFEPYFTTKSVDIGTGIGLSISRNVIESHDGSIALAQGALPGACIEITLPAARTHAEAAPTRPTTKGKAMTVLVVDDEPDVGASLAELIAREGHATTITPSPHEALALLREIRFDAMFTDLRMPGLDGADLARQALSLQPQLKGRIVAVTGATLSNLDPMAPGNEPGFILLEKPFSAEDVSLALQALAAADNVPQPLAGE encoded by the coding sequence GTGAGCGCAAAAAGCCCCGCCCTACGCCTGCGTCGCCAATTTGGCTGGTTGATTTTGGCCGCCGCCGTGCCGCTGTTCGGCGCGGTGCTGTTTCTGGGTCTGCGCGAATTCGGCAATGCCCGTGCGACGATCCTGAAAGATATTGAGAATGCGCAGGTGCAGCGCCGGGCCGGGCTTGAGCAAATCGCCGATGTCGTCGATACCCATATCGACACGATGCGCGCCTTCGTCGCACAAAACCTGACGCGCGAGGCAGCCCTGCCCGAATATGCCGAGCCGCTGGATTGGCCTCCCGAAGTTCGCCAGCCCGGCGCCGAGCGGGGATTGATCGTGGGCGATCCCGCCCTCATGACCCCGTCGATCCGCCGCGAGATCACCGCCGTCACCCCGTTTTTCGCATTGGCCCGCGCGATGCAGGCCTCACGCCCTTATCTGCGCTGGAGTTATTTTTTCTCGGAGAGTCGCGGCTTCGTCGCCATCTACCCGTGGAGCGATCCCTCGGCGATGATCGACCCGAACACGCCGCGCCAATCCTTGCAGGGCTATTTCGATTATCCGCTTTATACGCTGGGCCTGCCCCGGAATGACCCGGAAAAATCCGCCTATTGGTCGCCGGTCTATGTCGATGCGGGCGGCGCCGGGCTGATGGTCACCTATGCCGCCCCGGTCTGGAGCGGCGAGCGCTTTCGCGGCGTCGTCGGCACCGATGTATTGCTGTCGCATCTTTCGACCCTGCTGGGTGGCTTTCCCGAAAGCGCGGGCCAATTCGCAGTGGTCGACCAGCACGGCAACCTGATTGCCACAGCCGACGGCCGCGCCGCCCATGCACCCGCTCCGGTTCCCGCACGCGAGATGTTCGGCGCGACCGACCTGTCGCTGACCCAAAGCGGCTTTGTCCGGCGCGGCGCGGATCTGGTCCTAGCCAATCCCATTGCGGGGACGCCCTGGCGGCTTATCGTCAGCATCCCCGATGCCTCGGTCACCCGGATGGCGCTGGAGCGGCTGATGCCCTTTACGATCCTGCTTCTGGGGCTTGCGGCGCTTTTGGCACTGGTCATGCGGGCCTTTACCCGCCGTTTTGTCGGTCCGGTGGTGCAGCTTGCCGATTTTGGCGCCATGCCGCCCGATCTGGCCGCCACGGCCCCGCCGCCCCAGGGCCTGCCCGCGCCCTTTCGCACGCTGGCCGAAAAGATCGGCGAAGCCGCGCGCAGCCATGTCGCGCAGACCAGCCACCTGCGGGCGATGGTCGATGGGGTGCCGCTGCGGGTCGCCTATCTGGATGCGGGCCTGATCTATCGCGACGTGAACGTCGAATTCCTGAATTTTCTGGAGCTGACACGCGATCAGGTCATCGGCCACCACGTGGCCGAGATTCTGGGGCCTGAGGTCGTCCTGCAATATGAACGGGTGACCCCCGCCATCCGGCGCAGCGAATTCGGCCGCTTCGAGGGCTGGATCGACTATATTCACCAGGGGCGACGTTATCTTCAGGTTTCGGTCCTGCCCTATCAGGCCGGCGAAGCGCAACTGCCCGGCTTTCTGACCTTCACCCTCGACCTGACCGAGCATCGCCAGACGCAAGAGGCCGCGCAGAACCATCTGGCCGCGCTGACCGAGCGCGAGGCTCGCTATCGCTCGGTCGTCGTCTCGGCGCTGGACGCGATTATCGTCATGGACGAAATGGGGATCGTGCTGGAATTCAACCCCGCCGCCGAGCGCATCTTTGGCTATTCGGCCTCAGAGGCGATCGGGCAGAGCGTCGGTGCGCTGATCGTTCCCGACCAGTTCCGCACCGCGCATGAACAGGGCCTGACCCGCTATCTGCAGGGCGGCGCCGCCCACGTGATCGGCAAGCGGCTTGAGCTGCAGGGCCGGAACCGCACGGGCACGCTGCTGCCGATCGAACTGACGGTGACCGAGGTGCGGCTGGCCACCGGGCGGAGCCTGTTCGTGTCGCATCTGCGCGACCTGACCGAGGCCAAGCAATTGGAACGCCAGATGCAAGAGGGGCGGGAGCGGCTTTATCAGGTCGAAAAGCTGTCGGCCATGGGCTCGCTACTGGCGGGGGTCGCGCATGAGTTGAACAACCCCTTGGCCATTGTCGTGGCGCAGGCGACGCTTCTGGCCGAGAAAACCGCCGACACCGAGATGCGGGTGCGCGGCGAACGCATCCGCGCCGCCGCCGACCGCTGCGGCCGGATCGTGAAAAGCTTTCTGGCCATGGCCCGGCAGAAGCCGCCGCAGCGGCAATTGCTGGCGATCGGCGAGGTCATCCTCAACGCATTTGAGGTGGTGGGCTATGGTCTGCGCAGTTCCGGGGTCGAGACCGTTTTCGACCTGCCCGACGACCTACCGCCGGTCCTGGGTGATCGTGACCTGCTGGGGCAGGTCTTTGCCAATCTGGCGATCAATGCACAGCAGGCGCTGACCGGCCAACCTTTGTCGCGTCTGATCCAGGTGACCGCGCGGGCGGAAGCCGATGAGATCGTCATCCGGTTTCAGGACAACGGTCCGGGCATCGCCAAGGAGTTGGCCGAGCGGATCTTCGAGCCCTATTTTACCACCAAGTCCGTCGATATCGGCACAGGGATCGGCCTGTCGATTTCCCGCAACGTCATCGAGTCCCATGACGGCAGCATCGCACTGGCCCAAGGCGCGCTGCCCGGCGCGTGCATAGAGATCACCCTGCCCGCCGCCCGCACCCATGCCGAGGCCGCTCCGACCCGGCCCACGACCAAAGGCAAGGCCATGACCGTGCTGGTCGTCGATGACGAACCCGATGTCGGTGCGAGCCTCGCCGAGCTGATCGCGCGGGAAGGCCACGCGACCACCATCACGCCCTCCCCCCACGAGGCGCTGGCGTTACTGCGCGAAATACGTTTCGACGCCATGTTCACCGATCTGCGCATGCCCGGCCTGGACGGGGCCGATCTAGCCCGGCAGGCGCTTTCGCTGCAACCGCAGCTGAAGGGCCGGATCGTCGCCGTAACCGGGGCAACGCTCTCCAATCTCGATCCTATGGCGCCTGGAAACGAGCCAGGGTTTATCCTGCTGGAAAAACCCTTCTCGGCGGAGGACGTTTCCCTTGCGCTTCAGGCGCTCGCGGCGGCGGATAACGTCCCGCAGCCCTTGGCGGGGGAATAA
- a CDS encoding sensor histidine kinase — protein MRMLCDWARLQRWLTKVCSLCLLLLLPGLSTAVGQTISETRAPRILVLYPYDERIAATTVAGEAVRKRLLDATGGKIDLFSEFLDLSRFPEAEHVDRMGKFLAEKYAVRQPDVVIALGEQSANFIAKHRASLAKDARLVVAGFNRSTALRMNLPADVTGVFTEFNILKTAELARRLQPDARHLFVIGGSSEFDRWWLEAAKTDLTSFSKNYDTTYLENLTIEELAARAAAFPRDSIVLMLTIFKDRSGRNFIPRDAVKQIAANANAPIYGPYPTYLDYGIVGGNVVTFESLGTTVAELALDVLHGKPVEHAQAPLVDMVDARQLKRWGLSDKYLPPGTVQMFRQPSLLEDHWIDVSVAVFVVALQSVVITILLLERRRRLKAEIQSRHRLLEVIHLNQSATAGALSASIAHELNQPLGAIRSNAEAASIVLRSPFPDLKLIEQILVDIRDDDQRAHDIISRMRGLLKKRREIDWQVFDLNELTSTAIKILQGEAVRRGIVVSSSRAEDPLPIRADRLHVQQVILNIAINAMDSMGVAGTNKNISLETRLTKDAKAELSISDSGDGIPEDKLATIFEPFYTTKAAGTGLGLSIARTIAETYGGRILASNRCGGGAVFRLVLPLARSDHP, from the coding sequence ATGCGCATGCTATGTGACTGGGCCAGGCTGCAGCGATGGCTCACGAAGGTATGCAGCCTGTGCCTCCTTCTTCTCTTGCCGGGCCTCTCCACGGCGGTCGGCCAAACAATCAGCGAAACCCGTGCTCCGCGCATATTGGTGCTCTATCCCTATGACGAGCGGATCGCCGCAACCACGGTCGCGGGGGAAGCGGTAAGGAAGCGACTACTTGATGCCACGGGTGGAAAAATCGACCTTTTCTCCGAGTTCCTCGACCTTTCACGCTTTCCTGAGGCGGAGCATGTTGATCGCATGGGGAAATTTCTTGCGGAAAAGTATGCGGTTCGCCAGCCGGACGTGGTCATCGCACTTGGCGAACAGTCGGCAAATTTCATCGCGAAACATCGGGCATCGCTGGCAAAGGACGCCCGGCTCGTTGTCGCCGGGTTCAACAGGTCGACCGCTCTCAGAATGAACCTTCCAGCCGATGTGACGGGGGTGTTCACCGAGTTCAACATTCTCAAGACCGCGGAGTTGGCTCGACGTCTGCAGCCTGATGCCCGTCATCTTTTCGTCATCGGCGGATCATCGGAGTTTGATCGATGGTGGTTGGAAGCGGCGAAAACCGATCTGACGTCGTTTTCGAAGAACTATGATACCACTTACCTTGAAAACCTGACGATTGAGGAGCTTGCTGCCAGGGCGGCGGCATTCCCTCGCGACAGCATTGTCTTGATGCTGACTATCTTCAAGGATCGAAGCGGCCGCAACTTCATTCCAAGGGACGCCGTCAAGCAAATAGCGGCCAACGCGAATGCTCCCATTTATGGTCCATATCCTACTTATCTCGACTATGGGATCGTTGGCGGAAACGTCGTCACGTTCGAGTCGCTCGGAACCACGGTGGCCGAGCTAGCGTTGGATGTCCTCCATGGAAAACCAGTCGAACACGCTCAGGCACCATTAGTCGACATGGTCGATGCGCGGCAGCTCAAGCGATGGGGGCTTTCTGATAAGTACTTGCCACCCGGCACGGTCCAGATGTTCCGGCAGCCAAGTTTACTGGAAGATCATTGGATCGACGTGTCCGTCGCCGTCTTTGTCGTCGCGCTGCAGAGTGTAGTAATCACCATACTCCTTCTGGAACGCCGTCGTCGTCTAAAAGCAGAAATTCAGTCCCGACATCGCTTGCTGGAGGTCATCCACCTCAACCAGTCCGCGACCGCAGGCGCTCTTTCGGCCTCCATAGCCCACGAATTGAACCAACCGCTTGGAGCCATTCGCAGCAATGCCGAGGCGGCCTCGATCGTGTTGAGGTCCCCCTTTCCGGATTTGAAACTGATTGAGCAAATCCTCGTCGATATACGCGATGATGATCAGCGTGCCCACGACATCATTTCCCGTATGAGGGGACTTCTGAAGAAGAGGCGCGAAATTGACTGGCAGGTATTCGATCTGAACGAGCTGACCTCCACCGCTATCAAGATCCTGCAGGGTGAAGCGGTTCGCAGGGGCATAGTGGTCAGTTCCAGCCGAGCTGAAGACCCTCTGCCCATCCGCGCGGATAGGCTTCATGTTCAGCAGGTCATTCTCAACATCGCAATCAATGCGATGGATTCGATGGGCGTGGCGGGTACGAACAAGAACATTTCACTTGAGACGCGGCTGACAAAAGACGCAAAGGCGGAGTTGTCGATCTCCGATTCCGGCGACGGCATCCCGGAAGACAAGCTGGCAACGATCTTCGAACCCTTTTACACGACCAAGGCCGCCGGGACCGGCCTCGGTCTTTCGATCGCCCGCACGATCGCAGAAACGTACGGCGGCAGAATTTTGGCATCCAACAGATGCGGAGGCGGCGCCGTTTTTCGCCTGGTCCTGCCCCTTGCACGCTCGGACCACCCATGA
- a CDS encoding excalibur calcium-binding domain-containing protein, with protein sequence MTTKLIAAAIAATAAFAAPAYAGINVVDGDTIKIDGRTIRIVEIDTPEFYRPRCEAELVKALEAKERLRLLLDSGKVTFKSTGRDLYGRTLAKVFAGDTNVGTVLIKEGYALPYQPGAASKLNRLQAWCGPSATLEDVWRGSVKPLTVVAARKKHSDEQGEVSRPFPNCAAARAAGAAPVYAGDPGYQPKLDRDHDGVGCE encoded by the coding sequence ATGACGACAAAGCTGATCGCCGCAGCAATCGCGGCCACCGCCGCTTTCGCGGCTCCTGCTTATGCTGGAATCAACGTCGTAGACGGAGACACGATCAAGATCGATGGTCGGACGATCCGCATCGTGGAGATTGACACGCCGGAATTCTACCGACCGCGCTGTGAAGCCGAACTGGTCAAGGCGCTGGAGGCCAAGGAACGGCTCCGCCTGCTTCTCGACAGCGGCAAGGTCACGTTCAAATCGACTGGACGCGACCTCTATGGCCGCACGCTGGCAAAAGTCTTCGCCGGGGACACCAATGTCGGGACGGTGCTGATCAAGGAAGGTTATGCGCTTCCCTACCAGCCGGGTGCGGCCTCCAAGCTCAATCGCCTTCAGGCGTGGTGCGGGCCGTCCGCGACGCTGGAAGATGTCTGGCGCGGATCGGTCAAGCCGTTGACCGTCGTCGCCGCACGAAAGAAGCACTCCGACGAACAGGGCGAGGTCAGTAGGCCATTTCCGAACTGTGCCGCCGCCCGCGCGGCTGGAGCGGCACCCGTTTACGCAGGCGATCCCGGCTACCAGCCGAAACTCGATCGGGACCATGACGGCGTGGGCTGCGAATAA
- a CDS encoding response regulator transcription factor, giving the protein MENSPGTVAVVDDDPSMLRSVERLLTANGFMTEGYPSAEGFLRRAQLENVHCLVLDIHLGGMSGVELWNSLRQRGSNLPIIFMTAVEDETLERAAVDAGCVAYLRKPFQAKSLIAAVNRALEVQPLD; this is encoded by the coding sequence TTGGAAAACTCACCTGGCACCGTGGCTGTGGTCGATGACGATCCGAGCATGCTTAGAAGCGTCGAGCGGCTGTTGACCGCGAACGGGTTCATGACGGAGGGCTACCCGTCAGCCGAAGGTTTTCTCCGGCGCGCGCAGCTTGAAAACGTCCACTGCCTCGTCCTTGACATTCATCTAGGCGGCATGTCGGGTGTCGAGCTGTGGAATTCCCTGAGACAGAGGGGTTCCAATCTTCCAATCATTTTCATGACAGCGGTGGAAGACGAAACACTCGAGCGTGCTGCCGTCGATGCCGGATGCGTCGCGTATCTTCGAAAACCGTTTCAGGCGAAATCCCTCATTGCGGCTGTCAACAGAGCGCTCGAGGTCCAGCCACTCGACTGA